The proteins below come from a single Miscanthus floridulus cultivar M001 chromosome 1, ASM1932011v1, whole genome shotgun sequence genomic window:
- the LOC136501060 gene encoding protein SIEL-like isoform X1 yields MGDPHLLSSAHPTASAAAAASSSSAREHPGPIDEDLAAPDPSPSVAKRPRVAAEPPASGGCVPYVEADVRALVSMAGGIYPLARAEALRGLTAVLEKVDPSSRASVAITECSYQCAVVLMRDDDNGVRLAVVRLVDACARNFSARLDFDADGYGDLMDMIFLQLSSMARDMCTQVRMEAFAALGKMQRVSEGVLLQSLYKKVIKTDSMDVSIINGQKLPPKLKIPCAAGIFSHGIEDEFYQVRRTACKSLGALAKFSTQYTEKALDLLMDMMNDDSEAVRLQTLEALFHMATYGCLSVQEKHMHMFLGLLVDANALIRDAALKILGLVNMPKLQIFKSAVDGLITSLEKYPEEQDIYGILFSIGKNHGSFSANIAKHLAKEITMASDGELILDKPRVKALLIVSISAPFSDDKHKKLNIPSIIFSHAIPLLEKVSCALGGEVNQDSLLSYLCHKGGMPFWENRSVSAEFGESESCNVEKVEIGAHVENTAKETKCLDEVLVMQSMKSILEIVEGAWTMRMPCNVCEVRSILRTCKEELRLLAENSSGSIGAFLSFLSEYLDAILFIVEIWQLIQLDNPYTFGLTSLDILLEKLDMSVRRMEYCYVGLNRVLEVQVLELSLIAHLFRLSKIAVCSKVVLGKLLWVINRLEDLCADGSCELSDFSREIKKACDTSPTGDNLIGSINNLFQLFRLKPTTDFGMLKVINAVLRVCDNNSENPLQYICGLPVGISFKISLWNVSSHHRLWLRMTIGESMQHTFLEFSGFGGNDEVKSGSMVAPLYATPKACSFVLQVCLVMECPSAGISTHQGGHGGPSDCVVQLSDELNVYFVSVSQW; encoded by the exons ATGGGCGACCCGCACCTCCTCTCCTCCGCCCACCCCACcgcttccgccgccgccgccgcctcctcctcctcggctcgAGAACACCCTGGCCCCATCGACGAGGACCTCGCCGCGCCCGATCCTTCCCCGTCCGTCGCCAAACGTCCTAGGGTTGCGGCGGAGCCGCCCGCCTCCGGCGGCTGCGTTCCGTACGTCGAGGCGGATGTACGAGCTCTTGTATCGATGGCAGGAGGAATTTACCCGCTGGCGCGGGCAGAGGCGCTCCGTGGACTCACCGCGGTCCTCGAGAAGGTCGACCCCAGCAGCCGTGCCAGCGTAGCGATCACGGAGTGCTCCTACCAATGCGCGGTGGTGCTCATGAGGGACGACGACAACGGCGTCAGGTTAGCCGTCGTGCGATTG GTAGACGCGTGTGCTCGAAATTTTTCAGCGAGATTGGATTTCGATGCTGATGGCTATGGTGACCTGATGGACATGATTTTCCTACAG CTAAGCTCCATGGCTAGGGACATGTGCACACAAGTGAGAATGGAAGCATTCGCTGCCCTAGGTAAAATGCAACGAGTTTCTGAGGGTGTTCTGCTGCAGTCGCTGTATAAGAAAGTCATAAAAACTGACAGTATGGATGTTTCTATCATCAACGGGCAAAAATTACCTCCTAAACTAAAAATTCCCTGTGCTGCTGGGATTTTTTCCCATGGAATTGAAGATGAGTTTTACCAG GTGAGAAGAACTGCTTGCAAATCATTAGGAGCACTGGCAAAGTTTTCTACTCAGTACACTGAGAAGGCCTTGGATTTGTTgatggacatgatgaatgatgaTTCGGAAGCAGTTAGGCTGCAGACTTTGGAAGCACTATTTCATATGGCAACATATGGATGTTTGAGTGTGCAGGAGAAGCACATGCATATG TTTCTTGGATTGCTGGTTGATGCCAATGCCTTAATTCGAGATGCAGCACTCAAGATCCTTGGGTTAGTCAACATGCCAAAACTTCAAATATTCAAATCTGCAGTTGATGGTCTTATTACAAGTTTGGAGAAATATCCAGAG GAACAGGATATATATGGTATTCTATTTTCCATTGGTAAGAATCATGGGAGCTTTTCAGCTAACATAGCTAAACATTTGGCCAAAGAG ATCACTATGGCATCTGATGGAGAGCTTATCTTGGACAAACCAAGGGTCAAAGCATTGTTAATAGTGTCTATTTCAGCACCTTTTTCTGATGATAAGCACAAGAAGCTGAACATACCTTCGATTATCTTCTCACATGCAATTCCCCTACTGGAGAAGGTCTCGTGTGCACTAGGAGGAGAGGTTAATCAGGATTCACTCTTATCTTACTTGTGTCATAAAGGTGGAATGCCATTCTGGGAAAACAGATCAGTATCTGCAGAGTTTGGAGAGTCTGAAAGCTGCAATGTTGAAAAAGTGGAAATTGGCGCCCATGTAGAAAATACTGCAAAGGAAACCAAGTGTCTAGATGAAGTTCTGGTAATGCAATCCATGAAATCCATACTAGAAATAGTTGAAGGAGCCTGGACTATGAGAATGCCGTGCAATGTTTGTGAAGTCCGGTCTATTTTGAG AACATGCAAAGAAGAGCTAAGATTATTGGCAGAAAATTCTTCTGGATCAATTGGTGCATTCTTGAGCTTTCTGAGTGAGTATCTTGATGCGATATTGTTCATTGTTGAAATATGGCAGTTGATTCAGTTGGACAATCCTTATACTTTTGGCCTAACGTCACTTGATATTTTACTGGAGAAGTTGGATATGTCTGTAAGAAGGATGGAATACTGTTATGTTGGATTAAATAGAGTATTGGAGGTCCAAGTGTTGGAGCTTTCTTTGATAGCTCATTTATTTAGACTGTCAAAGATTGCAGTTTGTTCCAAGGTAGTTCTGGGTAAGTTGCTTTGGGTAATTAATCGCTTAGAGGATCTGTGTGCTGATGGGTCCTGTGAACTGTCTGACTTCAGTAGAGAAATTAAGAAGGCCTGTGATACCAGCCCTACTGGCGATAATCTGATTGGCAGCATTAACAATTTGTTTCAACTCTTCCGTCTAAAACCAACAACAGACTTTGGAATGCTTAAAGTGATAAATGCAGTGTTGCGAGTCTGTGATAACAATTCTGAAAACCCATTACAATACATTTGTGGATTACCAGTGGGCATCAGCTTTAAAATATCTCTGTGGAACGTATCTAGTCATCATAGATTGTGGCTCCGCATGACTATTGGTGAATCTATGCAACATACCTTCCTAGAGTTTtctggttttggaggcaatgatgAGGTGAAGAGTGGCTCTATGGTTGCTCCTCTGTATGCTACTCCAAAGGCATGTTCATTTGTGCTTCAGGTATGTCTGGTAATGGAATGTCCATCTGCAGGGATCAGCACCCACCAGGGAGGACATGGAGGACCGAGTGATTGTGTGGTTCAACTCTCTGATGAACTGAATGTTTATTTTGTTAGTGTTAGCCAATGGTGA
- the LOC136501060 gene encoding protein SIEL-like isoform X4 codes for MARDMCTQVRMEAFAALGKMQRVSEGVLLQSLYKKVIKTDSMDVSIINGQKLPPKLKIPCAAGIFSHGIEDEFYQVRRTACKSLGALAKFSTQYTEKALDLLMDMMNDDSEAVRLQTLEALFHMATYGCLSVQEKHMHMFLGLLVDANALIRDAALKILGLVNMPKLQIFKSAVDGLITSLEKYPEEQDIYGILFSIGKNHGSFSANIAKHLAKEITMASDGELILDKPRVKALLIVSISAPFSDDKHKKLNIPSIIFSHAIPLLEKVSCALGGEVNQDSLLSYLCHKGGMPFWENRSVSAEFGESESCNVEKVEIGAHVENTAKETKCLDEVLVMQSMKSILEIVEGAWTMRMPCNVCEVRSILRTCKEELRLLAENSSGSIGAFLSFLSEYLDAILFIVEIWQLIQLDNPYTFGLTSLDILLEKLDMSVRRMEYCYVGLNRVLEVQVLELSLIAHLFRLSKIAVCSKVVLGKLLWVINRLEDLCADGSCELSDFSREIKKACDTSPTGDNLIGSINNLFQLFRLKPTTDFGMLKVINAVLRVCDNNSENPLQYICGLPVGISFKISLWNVSSHHRLWLRMTIGESMQHTFLEFSGFGGNDEVKSGSMVAPLYATPKACSFVLQVCLVMECPSAGISTHQGGHGGPSDCVVQLSDELNVYFVSVSQW; via the exons ATGGCTAGGGACATGTGCACACAAGTGAGAATGGAAGCATTCGCTGCCCTAGGTAAAATGCAACGAGTTTCTGAGGGTGTTCTGCTGCAGTCGCTGTATAAGAAAGTCATAAAAACTGACAGTATGGATGTTTCTATCATCAACGGGCAAAAATTACCTCCTAAACTAAAAATTCCCTGTGCTGCTGGGATTTTTTCCCATGGAATTGAAGATGAGTTTTACCAG GTGAGAAGAACTGCTTGCAAATCATTAGGAGCACTGGCAAAGTTTTCTACTCAGTACACTGAGAAGGCCTTGGATTTGTTgatggacatgatgaatgatgaTTCGGAAGCAGTTAGGCTGCAGACTTTGGAAGCACTATTTCATATGGCAACATATGGATGTTTGAGTGTGCAGGAGAAGCACATGCATATG TTTCTTGGATTGCTGGTTGATGCCAATGCCTTAATTCGAGATGCAGCACTCAAGATCCTTGGGTTAGTCAACATGCCAAAACTTCAAATATTCAAATCTGCAGTTGATGGTCTTATTACAAGTTTGGAGAAATATCCAGAG GAACAGGATATATATGGTATTCTATTTTCCATTGGTAAGAATCATGGGAGCTTTTCAGCTAACATAGCTAAACATTTGGCCAAAGAG ATCACTATGGCATCTGATGGAGAGCTTATCTTGGACAAACCAAGGGTCAAAGCATTGTTAATAGTGTCTATTTCAGCACCTTTTTCTGATGATAAGCACAAGAAGCTGAACATACCTTCGATTATCTTCTCACATGCAATTCCCCTACTGGAGAAGGTCTCGTGTGCACTAGGAGGAGAGGTTAATCAGGATTCACTCTTATCTTACTTGTGTCATAAAGGTGGAATGCCATTCTGGGAAAACAGATCAGTATCTGCAGAGTTTGGAGAGTCTGAAAGCTGCAATGTTGAAAAAGTGGAAATTGGCGCCCATGTAGAAAATACTGCAAAGGAAACCAAGTGTCTAGATGAAGTTCTGGTAATGCAATCCATGAAATCCATACTAGAAATAGTTGAAGGAGCCTGGACTATGAGAATGCCGTGCAATGTTTGTGAAGTCCGGTCTATTTTGAG AACATGCAAAGAAGAGCTAAGATTATTGGCAGAAAATTCTTCTGGATCAATTGGTGCATTCTTGAGCTTTCTGAGTGAGTATCTTGATGCGATATTGTTCATTGTTGAAATATGGCAGTTGATTCAGTTGGACAATCCTTATACTTTTGGCCTAACGTCACTTGATATTTTACTGGAGAAGTTGGATATGTCTGTAAGAAGGATGGAATACTGTTATGTTGGATTAAATAGAGTATTGGAGGTCCAAGTGTTGGAGCTTTCTTTGATAGCTCATTTATTTAGACTGTCAAAGATTGCAGTTTGTTCCAAGGTAGTTCTGGGTAAGTTGCTTTGGGTAATTAATCGCTTAGAGGATCTGTGTGCTGATGGGTCCTGTGAACTGTCTGACTTCAGTAGAGAAATTAAGAAGGCCTGTGATACCAGCCCTACTGGCGATAATCTGATTGGCAGCATTAACAATTTGTTTCAACTCTTCCGTCTAAAACCAACAACAGACTTTGGAATGCTTAAAGTGATAAATGCAGTGTTGCGAGTCTGTGATAACAATTCTGAAAACCCATTACAATACATTTGTGGATTACCAGTGGGCATCAGCTTTAAAATATCTCTGTGGAACGTATCTAGTCATCATAGATTGTGGCTCCGCATGACTATTGGTGAATCTATGCAACATACCTTCCTAGAGTTTtctggttttggaggcaatgatgAGGTGAAGAGTGGCTCTATGGTTGCTCCTCTGTATGCTACTCCAAAGGCATGTTCATTTGTGCTTCAGGTATGTCTGGTAATGGAATGTCCATCTGCAGGGATCAGCACCCACCAGGGAGGACATGGAGGACCGAGTGATTGTGTGGTTCAACTCTCTGATGAACTGAATGTTTATTTTGTTAGTGTTAGCCAATGGTGA
- the LOC136501060 gene encoding protein SIEL-like isoform X3, producing the protein MDMIFLQLSSMARDMCTQVRMEAFAALGKMQRVSEGVLLQSLYKKVIKTDSMDVSIINGQKLPPKLKIPCAAGIFSHGIEDEFYQVRRTACKSLGALAKFSTQYTEKALDLLMDMMNDDSEAVRLQTLEALFHMATYGCLSVQEKHMHMFLGLLVDANALIRDAALKILGLVNMPKLQIFKSAVDGLITSLEKYPEEQDIYGILFSIGKNHGSFSANIAKHLAKEITMASDGELILDKPRVKALLIVSISAPFSDDKHKKLNIPSIIFSHAIPLLEKVSCALGGEVNQDSLLSYLCHKGGMPFWENRSVSAEFGESESCNVEKVEIGAHVENTAKETKCLDEVLVMQSMKSILEIVEGAWTMRMPCNVCEVRSILRTCKEELRLLAENSSGSIGAFLSFLSEYLDAILFIVEIWQLIQLDNPYTFGLTSLDILLEKLDMSVRRMEYCYVGLNRVLEVQVLELSLIAHLFRLSKIAVCSKVVLGKLLWVINRLEDLCADGSCELSDFSREIKKACDTSPTGDNLIGSINNLFQLFRLKPTTDFGMLKVINAVLRVCDNNSENPLQYICGLPVGISFKISLWNVSSHHRLWLRMTIGESMQHTFLEFSGFGGNDEVKSGSMVAPLYATPKACSFVLQVCLVMECPSAGISTHQGGHGGPSDCVVQLSDELNVYFVSVSQW; encoded by the exons ATGGACATGATTTTCCTACAG CTAAGCTCCATGGCTAGGGACATGTGCACACAAGTGAGAATGGAAGCATTCGCTGCCCTAGGTAAAATGCAACGAGTTTCTGAGGGTGTTCTGCTGCAGTCGCTGTATAAGAAAGTCATAAAAACTGACAGTATGGATGTTTCTATCATCAACGGGCAAAAATTACCTCCTAAACTAAAAATTCCCTGTGCTGCTGGGATTTTTTCCCATGGAATTGAAGATGAGTTTTACCAG GTGAGAAGAACTGCTTGCAAATCATTAGGAGCACTGGCAAAGTTTTCTACTCAGTACACTGAGAAGGCCTTGGATTTGTTgatggacatgatgaatgatgaTTCGGAAGCAGTTAGGCTGCAGACTTTGGAAGCACTATTTCATATGGCAACATATGGATGTTTGAGTGTGCAGGAGAAGCACATGCATATG TTTCTTGGATTGCTGGTTGATGCCAATGCCTTAATTCGAGATGCAGCACTCAAGATCCTTGGGTTAGTCAACATGCCAAAACTTCAAATATTCAAATCTGCAGTTGATGGTCTTATTACAAGTTTGGAGAAATATCCAGAG GAACAGGATATATATGGTATTCTATTTTCCATTGGTAAGAATCATGGGAGCTTTTCAGCTAACATAGCTAAACATTTGGCCAAAGAG ATCACTATGGCATCTGATGGAGAGCTTATCTTGGACAAACCAAGGGTCAAAGCATTGTTAATAGTGTCTATTTCAGCACCTTTTTCTGATGATAAGCACAAGAAGCTGAACATACCTTCGATTATCTTCTCACATGCAATTCCCCTACTGGAGAAGGTCTCGTGTGCACTAGGAGGAGAGGTTAATCAGGATTCACTCTTATCTTACTTGTGTCATAAAGGTGGAATGCCATTCTGGGAAAACAGATCAGTATCTGCAGAGTTTGGAGAGTCTGAAAGCTGCAATGTTGAAAAAGTGGAAATTGGCGCCCATGTAGAAAATACTGCAAAGGAAACCAAGTGTCTAGATGAAGTTCTGGTAATGCAATCCATGAAATCCATACTAGAAATAGTTGAAGGAGCCTGGACTATGAGAATGCCGTGCAATGTTTGTGAAGTCCGGTCTATTTTGAG AACATGCAAAGAAGAGCTAAGATTATTGGCAGAAAATTCTTCTGGATCAATTGGTGCATTCTTGAGCTTTCTGAGTGAGTATCTTGATGCGATATTGTTCATTGTTGAAATATGGCAGTTGATTCAGTTGGACAATCCTTATACTTTTGGCCTAACGTCACTTGATATTTTACTGGAGAAGTTGGATATGTCTGTAAGAAGGATGGAATACTGTTATGTTGGATTAAATAGAGTATTGGAGGTCCAAGTGTTGGAGCTTTCTTTGATAGCTCATTTATTTAGACTGTCAAAGATTGCAGTTTGTTCCAAGGTAGTTCTGGGTAAGTTGCTTTGGGTAATTAATCGCTTAGAGGATCTGTGTGCTGATGGGTCCTGTGAACTGTCTGACTTCAGTAGAGAAATTAAGAAGGCCTGTGATACCAGCCCTACTGGCGATAATCTGATTGGCAGCATTAACAATTTGTTTCAACTCTTCCGTCTAAAACCAACAACAGACTTTGGAATGCTTAAAGTGATAAATGCAGTGTTGCGAGTCTGTGATAACAATTCTGAAAACCCATTACAATACATTTGTGGATTACCAGTGGGCATCAGCTTTAAAATATCTCTGTGGAACGTATCTAGTCATCATAGATTGTGGCTCCGCATGACTATTGGTGAATCTATGCAACATACCTTCCTAGAGTTTtctggttttggaggcaatgatgAGGTGAAGAGTGGCTCTATGGTTGCTCCTCTGTATGCTACTCCAAAGGCATGTTCATTTGTGCTTCAGGTATGTCTGGTAATGGAATGTCCATCTGCAGGGATCAGCACCCACCAGGGAGGACATGGAGGACCGAGTGATTGTGTGGTTCAACTCTCTGATGAACTGAATGTTTATTTTGTTAGTGTTAGCCAATGGTGA
- the LOC136501060 gene encoding protein SIEL-like isoform X2: MRGGAHEGRRQRRQVDACARNFSARLDFDADGYGDLMDMIFLQLSSMARDMCTQVRMEAFAALGKMQRVSEGVLLQSLYKKVIKTDSMDVSIINGQKLPPKLKIPCAAGIFSHGIEDEFYQVRRTACKSLGALAKFSTQYTEKALDLLMDMMNDDSEAVRLQTLEALFHMATYGCLSVQEKHMHMFLGLLVDANALIRDAALKILGLVNMPKLQIFKSAVDGLITSLEKYPEEQDIYGILFSIGKNHGSFSANIAKHLAKEITMASDGELILDKPRVKALLIVSISAPFSDDKHKKLNIPSIIFSHAIPLLEKVSCALGGEVNQDSLLSYLCHKGGMPFWENRSVSAEFGESESCNVEKVEIGAHVENTAKETKCLDEVLVMQSMKSILEIVEGAWTMRMPCNVCEVRSILRTCKEELRLLAENSSGSIGAFLSFLSEYLDAILFIVEIWQLIQLDNPYTFGLTSLDILLEKLDMSVRRMEYCYVGLNRVLEVQVLELSLIAHLFRLSKIAVCSKVVLGKLLWVINRLEDLCADGSCELSDFSREIKKACDTSPTGDNLIGSINNLFQLFRLKPTTDFGMLKVINAVLRVCDNNSENPLQYICGLPVGISFKISLWNVSSHHRLWLRMTIGESMQHTFLEFSGFGGNDEVKSGSMVAPLYATPKACSFVLQVCLVMECPSAGISTHQGGHGGPSDCVVQLSDELNVYFVSVSQW, from the exons ATGCGCGGTGGTGCTCATGAGGGACGACGACAACGGCGTCAG GTAGACGCGTGTGCTCGAAATTTTTCAGCGAGATTGGATTTCGATGCTGATGGCTATGGTGACCTGATGGACATGATTTTCCTACAG CTAAGCTCCATGGCTAGGGACATGTGCACACAAGTGAGAATGGAAGCATTCGCTGCCCTAGGTAAAATGCAACGAGTTTCTGAGGGTGTTCTGCTGCAGTCGCTGTATAAGAAAGTCATAAAAACTGACAGTATGGATGTTTCTATCATCAACGGGCAAAAATTACCTCCTAAACTAAAAATTCCCTGTGCTGCTGGGATTTTTTCCCATGGAATTGAAGATGAGTTTTACCAG GTGAGAAGAACTGCTTGCAAATCATTAGGAGCACTGGCAAAGTTTTCTACTCAGTACACTGAGAAGGCCTTGGATTTGTTgatggacatgatgaatgatgaTTCGGAAGCAGTTAGGCTGCAGACTTTGGAAGCACTATTTCATATGGCAACATATGGATGTTTGAGTGTGCAGGAGAAGCACATGCATATG TTTCTTGGATTGCTGGTTGATGCCAATGCCTTAATTCGAGATGCAGCACTCAAGATCCTTGGGTTAGTCAACATGCCAAAACTTCAAATATTCAAATCTGCAGTTGATGGTCTTATTACAAGTTTGGAGAAATATCCAGAG GAACAGGATATATATGGTATTCTATTTTCCATTGGTAAGAATCATGGGAGCTTTTCAGCTAACATAGCTAAACATTTGGCCAAAGAG ATCACTATGGCATCTGATGGAGAGCTTATCTTGGACAAACCAAGGGTCAAAGCATTGTTAATAGTGTCTATTTCAGCACCTTTTTCTGATGATAAGCACAAGAAGCTGAACATACCTTCGATTATCTTCTCACATGCAATTCCCCTACTGGAGAAGGTCTCGTGTGCACTAGGAGGAGAGGTTAATCAGGATTCACTCTTATCTTACTTGTGTCATAAAGGTGGAATGCCATTCTGGGAAAACAGATCAGTATCTGCAGAGTTTGGAGAGTCTGAAAGCTGCAATGTTGAAAAAGTGGAAATTGGCGCCCATGTAGAAAATACTGCAAAGGAAACCAAGTGTCTAGATGAAGTTCTGGTAATGCAATCCATGAAATCCATACTAGAAATAGTTGAAGGAGCCTGGACTATGAGAATGCCGTGCAATGTTTGTGAAGTCCGGTCTATTTTGAG AACATGCAAAGAAGAGCTAAGATTATTGGCAGAAAATTCTTCTGGATCAATTGGTGCATTCTTGAGCTTTCTGAGTGAGTATCTTGATGCGATATTGTTCATTGTTGAAATATGGCAGTTGATTCAGTTGGACAATCCTTATACTTTTGGCCTAACGTCACTTGATATTTTACTGGAGAAGTTGGATATGTCTGTAAGAAGGATGGAATACTGTTATGTTGGATTAAATAGAGTATTGGAGGTCCAAGTGTTGGAGCTTTCTTTGATAGCTCATTTATTTAGACTGTCAAAGATTGCAGTTTGTTCCAAGGTAGTTCTGGGTAAGTTGCTTTGGGTAATTAATCGCTTAGAGGATCTGTGTGCTGATGGGTCCTGTGAACTGTCTGACTTCAGTAGAGAAATTAAGAAGGCCTGTGATACCAGCCCTACTGGCGATAATCTGATTGGCAGCATTAACAATTTGTTTCAACTCTTCCGTCTAAAACCAACAACAGACTTTGGAATGCTTAAAGTGATAAATGCAGTGTTGCGAGTCTGTGATAACAATTCTGAAAACCCATTACAATACATTTGTGGATTACCAGTGGGCATCAGCTTTAAAATATCTCTGTGGAACGTATCTAGTCATCATAGATTGTGGCTCCGCATGACTATTGGTGAATCTATGCAACATACCTTCCTAGAGTTTtctggttttggaggcaatgatgAGGTGAAGAGTGGCTCTATGGTTGCTCCTCTGTATGCTACTCCAAAGGCATGTTCATTTGTGCTTCAGGTATGTCTGGTAATGGAATGTCCATCTGCAGGGATCAGCACCCACCAGGGAGGACATGGAGGACCGAGTGATTGTGTGGTTCAACTCTCTGATGAACTGAATGTTTATTTTGTTAGTGTTAGCCAATGGTGA